In Pseudoduganella albidiflava, a single window of DNA contains:
- a CDS encoding feruloyl-CoA synthase, with the protein MIASQMPGRCRPVAIGRPQVAVRQAGEAWYVDAETPLGEVPRRFTDCLVRGAREFPERTLVARRGPDGAWIRITYAGMLDRVRRIGQALLERGLSAERPLVILSGNDLQHYQLALGAMYAGVPYVPVSPAYSLVATDFGRLGELVAHLTPGAVYASDGNAFGRAIAAVLPPDAELILDSGDVPGFASTRFATLLEAEPSSVDAANAAVGPDTIAKFLFTSGSTKKPKAVVTTHGMWSSNQQMLLQTFPFFGEEPPVLVDWLPWNHTFGGSHNVGIALYNGGTLYLDDGRPTPAEIGRTLANLKEIAPTVYFNIPKGWEMLTDALEADAGLRDTFFSRVKLFFCAGAGLSQAAWDRLDAIAVRHCGESIRIMTGLGMTETSPSCTFGTGPIVRAGYVGVPAPGCRVKLVPVGGKLEARFKGPHVMPGYWRMPALTAEAFDDEGYYCTGDALRFADPAQPDLGFMFDGRIAEDFKLATGTFVSVGPLRAKVISMGAPYVLDVVVTGIDRNAIGLLVFPRMEHCQALSGLGAAATPAEVLASAPVREFFGGLLRQLNAGSTGSSNAVAMLRLQEEPPSIDHRELTDKGTVNQAAVLARRAAQVEGMYEGGDRATIRAGQQGN; encoded by the coding sequence ATGATCGCATCTCAGATGCCGGGGCGCTGCCGCCCCGTGGCGATCGGCCGCCCGCAGGTTGCCGTGCGCCAGGCCGGAGAAGCCTGGTACGTGGATGCCGAAACACCGCTGGGCGAGGTGCCGCGCCGCTTTACGGATTGCCTGGTGCGCGGCGCCCGCGAGTTCCCCGAGCGCACGCTGGTGGCACGGCGCGGGCCGGATGGGGCGTGGATCCGCATCACGTACGCCGGCATGCTCGACCGGGTACGCCGCATCGGCCAGGCCTTGCTGGAGCGCGGCCTGTCCGCCGAGCGGCCGCTGGTGATCCTGTCCGGGAACGACCTGCAGCACTACCAGCTGGCGCTGGGCGCCATGTATGCCGGCGTGCCGTACGTGCCCGTGTCTCCCGCCTACTCGCTGGTCGCCACGGATTTCGGCCGGCTCGGTGAACTGGTGGCGCACCTGACGCCGGGCGCCGTCTACGCATCGGATGGCAACGCCTTCGGCCGGGCGATCGCCGCCGTTCTTCCTCCGGATGCGGAACTGATCCTGGATAGCGGCGATGTCCCCGGGTTCGCGTCCACCCGCTTCGCCACGCTGCTGGAAGCGGAACCATCGTCCGTCGACGCGGCCAATGCCGCCGTCGGGCCGGACACGATCGCCAAGTTCCTGTTCACCTCCGGGTCGACGAAAAAGCCGAAGGCGGTGGTGACCACGCACGGCATGTGGAGCAGCAACCAGCAGATGCTGCTGCAGACCTTTCCGTTCTTCGGCGAGGAACCGCCGGTGCTGGTGGACTGGCTGCCGTGGAACCACACCTTCGGCGGCAGCCACAACGTGGGCATCGCGCTGTATAACGGCGGCACGCTGTACCTCGACGACGGCCGCCCCACGCCCGCCGAGATCGGGCGCACGCTGGCCAACCTGAAGGAGATCGCGCCCACGGTGTACTTCAACATCCCGAAGGGCTGGGAGATGCTGACGGATGCGCTGGAAGCCGACGCCGGCCTGCGCGACACCTTCTTCTCGCGGGTAAAACTGTTCTTTTGCGCGGGGGCCGGGCTGTCGCAGGCGGCCTGGGACCGGCTCGACGCGATCGCGGTGCGCCACTGCGGCGAATCGATCCGCATCATGACCGGGCTGGGCATGACGGAAACGTCGCCATCGTGCACCTTCGGCACCGGGCCGATCGTGCGCGCCGGCTACGTGGGCGTGCCGGCGCCGGGCTGCCGGGTAAAGCTCGTGCCGGTCGGCGGCAAGCTGGAAGCGCGCTTCAAGGGGCCGCACGTGATGCCGGGCTACTGGCGCATGCCCGCGCTCACGGCCGAAGCGTTCGACGACGAAGGCTACTACTGCACGGGCGACGCGCTGCGCTTCGCCGATCCGGCGCAGCCCGACCTGGGTTTCATGTTCGACGGGCGCATCGCCGAGGATTTCAAGCTGGCCACCGGCACTTTTGTCAGCGTGGGGCCGCTGCGCGCTAAGGTGATCAGCATGGGCGCGCCGTACGTGCTCGACGTGGTGGTCACCGGCATCGACCGAAACGCCATCGGCCTGCTGGTCTTCCCGCGCATGGAACACTGCCAGGCGCTTTCCGGGCTGGGGGCCGCGGCGACGCCGGCCGAGGTGCTGGCCAGCGCGCCGGTGCGGGAGTTCTTCGGCGGGTTGCTGCGGCAGCTGAACGCCGGGTCGACGGGCTCGTCGAACGCCGTGGCGATGCTGCGGCTGCAGGAAGAGCCGCCGTCGATCGATCACCGTGAACTGACGGACAAGGGCACCGTGAACCAGGCGGCAGTCCTGGCGCGGCGTGCCGCGCAGGTGGAGGGGATGTACGAGGGTGGCGATCGAGCGACCATCCGGGCCGGACAACAAGGCAATTAA
- a CDS encoding DJ-1/PfpI family protein, with product MSAYLVVVDTLADWEIGYLAAELHSRRFFANPLAEFKFHKVGVTMDEVTSMGGAAHTPDLALADLVLEEGDVLILPGGERWDQPELRPVLEFARDALDAGRNVAAICGAVDGLASVGALDARRHTSNDLGFLKQACPDYRGEKLYRQEPAVRGDNLVTASGLAPLEFSAEVLKMLKVWRPETIRAWYQLHKTRKERWYHALVASMGPAQA from the coding sequence ATGAGCGCTTACCTGGTGGTGGTCGATACGCTGGCCGATTGGGAGATCGGCTACCTGGCGGCGGAGCTGCACAGCCGCCGCTTCTTCGCCAACCCGCTGGCGGAATTCAAGTTCCACAAGGTGGGTGTGACGATGGACGAGGTGACCAGCATGGGCGGCGCGGCGCACACGCCCGACCTGGCGCTGGCCGACCTCGTGCTGGAAGAGGGCGACGTGCTGATCCTGCCGGGCGGCGAGCGCTGGGACCAGCCGGAATTGCGTCCCGTGCTGGAATTCGCCCGCGACGCGCTGGACGCGGGCCGCAACGTGGCGGCCATCTGCGGCGCCGTCGATGGCCTGGCCAGCGTCGGCGCGCTCGATGCGCGGCGCCATACCAGCAACGACCTGGGCTTCCTCAAGCAGGCGTGCCCCGACTATCGTGGCGAGAAGCTGTACCGGCAGGAGCCGGCGGTGCGCGGCGATAACCTCGTCACGGCGTCCGGCCTGGCCCCGCTGGAATTTTCCGCCGAAGTGCTCAAGATGCTGAAGGTGTGGCGGCCGGAAACCATCCGCGCCTGGTACCAGCTGCACAAGACGCGCAAGGAGCGGTGGTATCACGCGCTGGTGGCGTCGATGGGCCCGGCCCAGGCGTGA
- a CDS encoding carbohydrate-binding protein, producing MKPLRAAAIIPVLLLVAFPLVSTPLSAQASRSGAEVAAYAVNGTTGAPLGGFGAGAVKFDANTGTFAAMLRPPADAYDFERLKHAGFALFTQRDGKVATVGTLKARQVDGKPDDDAIWPLHRVNFGSTAGIAVRMTAFAPFDRRDPGRMSLPYAFYEFTLVNEGATAAEAALALRLDVGNAAVHAVPGKGFRSRAWSVYAAAEGKPAVISAGGEAGFLARGLASDEGAGGVTGTAVKVRLASGETRRVRFVLAWYEDSDPERSWYLGQHRDSSTVADAGLAHFGALRANAGELVDRMRASNLPDWLKNQTLNTLANLSTNSMYKKDGRVAFAEGQWTCFGTMDQMWHARQIMGQLLPFFAWEELKYWARTQMKNGQIHHDTNKMDVGADRALRSVMVDWDDTEHADYRDIARWVDLNAGFIVSAYETYEATGDRAQFEAIWPNVKRAAQRILDQVEQYGSKQYPYTFDHSENSYDAGGDPNPFNASLSAVAYKLMTRLATEQGEAALAARYQTAYDTVVASFRARYLNEAGFRLGKHSEGYFGGQWLALTMKLGEIWPAADHDFVLARLNDYYQPYYRGLGYADGTYDEWTPYIVTHYGGLLLNSRRAGEWAALQKDAYQRQYLDRNHVFNHPLNILPLVKTPVPVATEIRSKKQYISLPALWRNYYDIVGYHRDARSKALWLKPIVLPEMNGRMTEALYASPDGYGTVSVTTGGQHGQDKELLFKPDAPVEVRTLHLADDFGDDVSVTVNGRKLPVRRTGSGYAKELAVDWHGTVDASGLKVTVSGSPGAAPPPPPAKSTRPAPVDSKSLARIDPYKPVQASKAGKSAGTSVEVDTTGRSYVSSINNFDWLQFSRVDFGAGGATSFTATVMGAVPGAGIEVVLDDVAGDAIGSLVVPAGAEGKAWTTVSTPVKRVTGVHNVFLRFHGSSQDSLMNLDRVSFGAAPAAAGGGATGR from the coding sequence ATGAAGCCATTGCGTGCCGCTGCCATCATCCCCGTTCTCCTCCTTGTCGCGTTTCCGCTCGTTTCGACCCCACTGTCCGCACAGGCAAGCCGCTCCGGCGCGGAGGTCGCGGCATATGCCGTCAACGGCACCACCGGGGCGCCGCTGGGCGGCTTCGGCGCCGGCGCCGTCAAGTTCGACGCGAACACCGGCACGTTCGCGGCGATGCTGCGCCCGCCCGCCGATGCCTACGATTTCGAGCGCCTGAAGCATGCCGGGTTCGCGCTGTTCACGCAGCGCGACGGCAAGGTGGCCACCGTGGGCACCTTGAAGGCCAGGCAGGTGGACGGCAAGCCGGACGACGATGCGATCTGGCCGCTGCACCGGGTGAATTTCGGGTCGACGGCCGGTATCGCCGTCCGGATGACGGCATTCGCGCCGTTCGACCGGCGCGATCCGGGCCGCATGAGCCTTCCCTACGCCTTCTATGAATTCACGCTGGTCAACGAAGGGGCGACGGCGGCGGAAGCCGCGCTGGCGCTGCGGCTCGATGTCGGCAATGCTGCCGTCCATGCCGTGCCCGGCAAGGGTTTCCGTTCCAGGGCCTGGTCCGTCTACGCCGCGGCCGAAGGCAAGCCGGCCGTCATCAGCGCCGGTGGCGAGGCGGGCTTCCTGGCGCGCGGACTGGCCAGCGACGAGGGAGCCGGCGGCGTGACCGGTACAGCGGTCAAGGTGCGGCTGGCGTCGGGGGAAACCCGGCGCGTCCGCTTCGTGCTGGCGTGGTACGAGGATTCCGATCCCGAACGGTCGTGGTACCTCGGGCAGCACCGCGATTCCTCCACCGTCGCCGATGCCGGCCTGGCGCACTTCGGCGCGCTGCGGGCGAACGCCGGGGAGCTGGTGGACCGGATGCGCGCCTCGAACCTGCCGGACTGGCTGAAGAACCAGACGCTGAACACGCTGGCCAACCTGTCCACCAATTCGATGTACAAGAAGGATGGCCGAGTCGCGTTCGCCGAAGGCCAGTGGACCTGCTTCGGCACGATGGACCAGATGTGGCACGCGCGCCAGATCATGGGCCAGCTGCTGCCGTTCTTCGCCTGGGAAGAACTGAAGTACTGGGCGCGCACGCAGATGAAGAATGGCCAGATCCACCACGACACCAACAAGATGGACGTGGGTGCCGACCGCGCGCTGCGCTCCGTGATGGTGGACTGGGACGATACCGAGCATGCCGACTACCGCGATATCGCCAGGTGGGTGGACCTGAATGCGGGGTTCATCGTTTCCGCCTACGAAACCTATGAAGCGACGGGCGACCGCGCGCAGTTCGAGGCGATCTGGCCGAACGTGAAGCGCGCGGCGCAGCGCATCCTCGACCAGGTCGAGCAGTATGGCAGCAAGCAGTACCCGTACACGTTCGACCACTCCGAGAATTCGTATGACGCCGGCGGCGATCCGAATCCGTTCAACGCCAGCCTGTCGGCCGTCGCGTACAAGCTGATGACGCGGCTGGCCACGGAGCAGGGCGAGGCCGCGCTGGCGGCGCGCTACCAGACAGCCTACGACACGGTGGTGGCATCGTTCCGCGCGCGCTACCTGAACGAGGCGGGTTTCCGGCTGGGCAAGCACAGCGAAGGATACTTCGGCGGCCAGTGGCTGGCGCTGACCATGAAGCTGGGCGAGATCTGGCCGGCCGCGGACCACGACTTCGTGCTCGCCAGGCTGAACGACTACTACCAGCCGTACTACCGGGGCCTGGGCTACGCGGACGGCACGTATGACGAATGGACGCCGTACATCGTCACCCATTACGGCGGCCTGCTGCTCAATTCACGCCGGGCCGGCGAGTGGGCGGCGCTGCAGAAGGATGCGTACCAGCGCCAGTACCTGGACCGCAACCATGTGTTCAACCACCCGCTGAACATCCTGCCGCTGGTGAAGACGCCGGTGCCGGTGGCGACGGAAATCCGCAGCAAGAAGCAGTACATCAGCCTGCCGGCCCTGTGGCGCAACTACTACGACATCGTCGGCTACCACCGCGATGCGCGCAGCAAGGCGCTGTGGCTCAAGCCGATCGTGCTGCCGGAGATGAATGGGCGGATGACGGAGGCGCTGTACGCGTCGCCGGACGGCTACGGCACCGTCAGCGTCACCACGGGCGGGCAGCATGGCCAGGACAAGGAACTGCTGTTCAAGCCCGATGCGCCGGTGGAGGTACGCACGCTGCACCTTGCCGACGACTTTGGCGACGATGTGTCGGTGACCGTGAATGGCCGCAAGCTGCCGGTCAGGCGCACCGGCAGCGGATATGCGAAGGAACTGGCGGTCGACTGGCATGGCACGGTCGACGCATCCGGCTTGAAGGTCACCGTCTCCGGCTCGCCGGGCGCGGCGCCGCCACCGCCGCCGGCGAAGTCCACCCGGCCGGCGCCGGTCGACTCGAAGAGCCTCGCCAGGATCGATCCCTACAAGCCGGTGCAGGCGTCGAAAGCCGGCAAGTCGGCGGGAACCTCCGTGGAAGTCGATACCACCGGGCGTTCCTACGTGTCGTCGATCAACAACTTCGACTGGCTGCAGTTCTCGCGGGTCGACTTCGGCGCGGGCGGTGCGACCAGCTTCACGGCGACGGTGATGGGCGCGGTGCCCGGCGCCGGCATCGAGGTCGTGCTGGACGACGTGGCCGGCGATGCGATCGGCTCGCTGGTGGTGCCGGCCGGCGCCGAAGGCAAGGCCTGGACCACGGTCTCCACGCCGGTGAAGCGCGTGACGGGCGTGCACAATGTCTTCCTGCGCTTCCACGGCAGCTCGCAGGACAGCCTGATGAACCTCGACCGGGTGAGTTTCGGCGCCGCGCCGGCCGCCGCGGGTGGTGGCGCGACAGGGCGGTAG
- a CDS encoding p-hydroxycinnamoyl CoA hydratase/lyase, producing the protein MSNYEGRWQTVKVDVAEGIGWITLNRPEKRNAMSPTLNREMIDVLETLELDDDAQVIVLTGAGESWSAGMDLKEYFRETDGKPEITQERIRRDCSQWQWKLLRMYSKATIAMVNGWCFGGAFSPLVACDLAIAADDAVFGLSEVNWGIPPGNLVSKAVADTMGHRQALHYIMTGETFTGRQAAEMGLVNRSVPKEELRDAVIALARNLLEKNPVVLRYAKQGFKRARELTWEQGEDYLYAKTDQSNYRDPEKGRKEGLKQFLDDKTIKPGLQAYKRG; encoded by the coding sequence ATGAGCAACTACGAAGGACGCTGGCAAACCGTGAAAGTGGACGTGGCGGAAGGCATCGGCTGGATCACGCTGAACCGTCCGGAAAAGCGCAACGCGATGAGCCCCACGCTGAACCGCGAAATGATCGACGTGCTGGAAACGCTGGAACTGGACGACGACGCGCAGGTGATCGTGCTGACGGGCGCCGGCGAATCCTGGTCGGCCGGCATGGACCTGAAGGAGTACTTCCGCGAGACCGACGGCAAGCCGGAAATCACCCAGGAACGGATCCGCCGCGATTGCTCGCAATGGCAGTGGAAGCTGCTGCGCATGTACAGCAAGGCCACCATCGCGATGGTCAACGGCTGGTGCTTCGGCGGCGCGTTCTCGCCGCTGGTGGCGTGCGACCTGGCGATCGCCGCCGACGATGCCGTGTTCGGCCTGTCGGAAGTGAACTGGGGCATCCCGCCGGGGAACCTGGTCAGCAAGGCCGTGGCGGACACGATGGGCCACCGCCAGGCGCTGCACTACATCATGACGGGCGAGACCTTCACCGGCAGGCAGGCGGCCGAGATGGGCCTGGTCAACCGCAGCGTGCCCAAGGAAGAACTGCGCGACGCCGTGATCGCGCTGGCGCGCAACCTGCTCGAAAAGAATCCGGTGGTGCTGCGCTACGCCAAGCAGGGCTTCAAGCGTGCCCGCGAGCTGACCTGGGAGCAGGGCGAGGACTACCTGTACGCGAAGACCGACCAGTCGAACTACCGCGACCCGGAAAAGGGCCGCAAGGAAGGCCTGAAGCAGTTCCTGGACGACAAGACCATCAAGCCGGGCCTGCAAGCCTACAAGCGCGGCTGA
- a CDS encoding aldehyde dehydrogenase, with protein MFETDLLVDGRPSAASNGAAFERRNPANGDTATRAAAATVDDARRAADAAQRAFPAWSAMPPAERRALLLKAADTMEKYRAEFVARGVAEAGGSPIWYGFNVTLAANMLREAAGMTTQIAGEVIPSDVPGSLAMGVRQACGVVLGIAPWNAPVILGTRAVAMPLACGNTVVLKASEQCPALHRLIGTVFEEAGFPAGVVNVITNAPQDAAAVVETLVAHPAVRRINFTGSTHVGRIIAQQAAKHLKPVLLELGGKNPVVVLDDADIDAAVEAAAFSSFFNQGQICMSADRILVDRKIAPAFLEKFAAKTATLKAAHADAPLAGMVDPAAAQRVAALVRDAVERGATVLPAVPSADGNLLQPAIIDGVTPDMAAYREEAFGPVVSIVRFDGDEEGIRLANDSEYGLSAAVFSRDIGRAITVARRIESGICHINGPTVHDEAQMPFGGVKASGYGRFGGKAAIAEFTDLRWITVQTTPRHYPI; from the coding sequence ATGTTCGAGACCGATCTGCTGGTGGACGGCCGCCCGTCCGCCGCTTCGAACGGCGCCGCATTCGAGCGCCGCAACCCCGCCAATGGCGACACCGCCACCCGCGCGGCGGCAGCCACCGTCGACGACGCCCGGCGCGCCGCCGATGCCGCCCAGCGCGCCTTCCCGGCCTGGTCGGCCATGCCGCCGGCCGAACGCCGCGCCCTGCTGCTGAAGGCGGCCGACACGATGGAAAAATACCGCGCCGAGTTCGTGGCGCGCGGCGTCGCCGAAGCGGGCGGCAGCCCGATCTGGTACGGCTTCAATGTGACGCTGGCGGCCAACATGCTGCGCGAGGCGGCCGGCATGACGACGCAGATCGCCGGCGAAGTGATTCCGTCGGACGTGCCGGGATCGCTGGCGATGGGCGTGCGCCAGGCCTGCGGCGTGGTGCTGGGCATCGCGCCGTGGAATGCGCCGGTGATCCTGGGCACGCGCGCGGTAGCGATGCCGCTGGCCTGCGGCAATACCGTGGTCCTGAAAGCCTCCGAACAATGCCCGGCCCTGCACCGGCTGATCGGCACCGTCTTCGAGGAAGCGGGCTTCCCGGCCGGCGTCGTCAACGTGATCACCAATGCGCCGCAGGATGCGGCTGCCGTGGTGGAAACGCTGGTCGCCCACCCGGCGGTGCGGCGCATCAACTTCACTGGGTCGACCCACGTGGGCCGCATCATCGCGCAGCAGGCGGCGAAACACCTGAAGCCGGTGCTGCTGGAACTGGGCGGCAAGAACCCGGTCGTGGTGCTGGACGATGCGGACATCGATGCCGCCGTGGAAGCGGCGGCGTTTTCGTCGTTCTTCAACCAGGGCCAGATCTGCATGTCGGCCGACCGTATCCTGGTCGACCGCAAGATCGCCCCGGCCTTCCTGGAAAAATTCGCCGCCAAGACGGCGACGCTGAAGGCGGCCCACGCCGATGCGCCGCTGGCCGGCATGGTCGACCCGGCTGCCGCGCAGCGCGTGGCGGCGCTGGTGCGCGATGCGGTGGAGCGCGGCGCGACCGTGCTCCCGGCGGTGCCGAGCGCGGACGGCAACCTGCTGCAACCGGCGATCATCGACGGCGTGACGCCGGACATGGCCGCGTACCGCGAGGAAGCGTTCGGGCCGGTGGTCTCGATCGTGCGTTTCGATGGCGACGAAGAGGGCATCCGGCTGGCCAACGACAGCGAATACGGGCTGTCCGCCGCGGTGTTCAGCCGCGATATCGGCCGTGCGATAACGGTGGCGCGCCGCATCGAATCGGGCATCTGCCACATCAACGGGCCCACCGTGCACGACGAGGCGCAGATGCCGTTCGGCGGCGTGAAGGCCAGCGGCTACGGGCGCTTCGGCGGCAAGGCCGCGATCGCCGAATTCACGGACCTGCGCTGGATCACGGTGCAGACCACGCCGCGCCACTACCCGATCTGA
- a CDS encoding ABC transporter substrate-binding protein, with amino-acid sequence MKLRIASRKTARTIAGAIAIACLSLAGQAQAQDTIKIGVIAALTGPFANIGKPFEDGIRTYLHQYGDQVAGKKIEVIYRDDGGSNADHSKRAAQELIAREKVDFLIGFSLTPSALAVAPLATRAKTPMIVMNAVTTGITDKSPYMVRTSMTMHQMTEPFGTWSGKNRIGKAIGTVYTLVSDYSTGADAEAKFIKGFSEAGGKVVGSARVPLANPDYSPFVQRAKDQKPDALFFFAPGAEDGTALLKAFTDKGLDKAGIRFLGVGDMTSDSPTLEALGERALGAVTVLNYSTALDNDANKAFLKAYAAANPKRPAATFVTVAAYDTMGMIAETVRKLNGKVTGETAIKTLAGMKWNSPRGPISIDPATRDIVQNMYIREVKKIDGKLVNAPIGVLENVPPR; translated from the coding sequence ATGAAACTTCGCATAGCATCCCGCAAGACAGCCCGCACCATCGCAGGCGCCATCGCCATCGCCTGCCTGTCGCTGGCCGGCCAGGCCCAGGCCCAGGACACCATCAAGATCGGCGTGATCGCCGCGCTGACCGGCCCGTTCGCCAACATCGGCAAGCCGTTCGAGGACGGTATCCGCACCTACCTGCACCAGTATGGAGACCAGGTGGCCGGCAAGAAGATCGAAGTGATCTACCGCGACGACGGCGGTTCCAATGCCGACCATTCGAAGCGGGCGGCGCAGGAACTGATCGCCCGCGAGAAGGTCGACTTCCTGATCGGCTTTTCGCTGACGCCCAGCGCGCTGGCTGTCGCGCCGCTGGCCACCCGCGCGAAGACCCCGATGATCGTGATGAATGCCGTCACCACCGGCATCACCGACAAGTCGCCGTACATGGTGCGCACGTCGATGACGATGCACCAGATGACGGAACCGTTCGGCACCTGGTCCGGCAAGAACCGGATCGGCAAGGCCATCGGCACGGTGTACACGCTGGTCAGCGACTACAGCACGGGCGCCGATGCCGAGGCCAAGTTCATCAAGGGCTTCAGCGAGGCGGGCGGCAAGGTGGTGGGCTCGGCGCGCGTGCCGCTGGCGAACCCCGACTATTCGCCATTCGTGCAGCGCGCCAAGGACCAGAAGCCCGATGCGCTGTTCTTCTTCGCCCCGGGCGCCGAGGATGGCACCGCGCTGCTGAAGGCCTTCACCGACAAGGGCCTGGACAAGGCCGGCATCCGGTTCCTGGGCGTGGGCGACATGACCAGCGATTCGCCGACGCTGGAAGCGCTGGGCGAGCGGGCGCTGGGCGCGGTGACGGTGCTGAACTACTCGACGGCGCTGGACAACGATGCCAACAAGGCGTTCCTGAAGGCCTACGCGGCGGCCAATCCGAAGCGGCCGGCGGCCACCTTCGTCACCGTGGCGGCCTACGACACGATGGGCATGATCGCCGAGACCGTGCGCAAGCTCAATGGCAAGGTCACCGGCGAGACGGCGATCAAGACCCTGGCCGGCATGAAATGGAACAGCCCGCGCGGGCCGATCAGCATCGATCCCGCCACCCGCGACATCGTGCAGAACATGTACATCCGCGAGGTGAAGAAGATCGACGGCAAGCTGGTCAACGCGCCCATCGGCGTGCTGGAGAACGTGCCGCCGCGCTGA
- the rhlP gene encoding rhombotarget lipoprotein (RhlP (RHombo-target LipoProtein) is a family of predicted lipoproteins that, in general, co-occurs with a form of rhombosortase, and that has an apparent cleavage site for that enzyme, a GlyGly motif, near the C-terminus.) produces MNLNRIIWCALAVLALAGCGSMTGERGIRQAGSIVDYLYPDAKEAPSLAPTVTRLRLPLRVGIAFVPGGGRNGGLNETAQRQLLDRVKGAFAQHDAISGIEVIPGTYLRARGGFDNLDQVARMFNVDVIALVSYDQVRFNDTSRLAVLYWTVVGAYVIKGDRYDVQTMVDAAVFDVRSRKLLFRAPGTSQVKGSSTMMGYSEKIRVAQTDGYAQAVDQLIPNVQAELANFKERVKSDPGIQVEHKPGSRGAGGTGWPVALVLAGVAAWAVRRRG; encoded by the coding sequence ATGAACCTCAACAGAATCATCTGGTGCGCGCTTGCCGTGCTGGCCCTGGCCGGCTGCGGCTCGATGACGGGCGAGCGCGGCATCCGCCAGGCGGGCAGCATCGTCGACTACCTGTACCCGGACGCCAAAGAGGCGCCGAGTTTGGCGCCCACCGTAACGCGGCTGCGCCTGCCGCTGCGCGTCGGCATCGCCTTCGTGCCGGGCGGTGGCCGTAACGGCGGGTTGAATGAAACGGCGCAGCGCCAGCTGCTCGATCGCGTCAAAGGCGCGTTCGCGCAGCACGATGCCATCAGCGGCATCGAGGTCATCCCGGGCACCTACCTGCGCGCGCGGGGCGGCTTCGACAATCTCGACCAGGTGGCCCGCATGTTCAATGTCGACGTGATCGCGCTGGTGTCGTACGACCAGGTGCGCTTCAACGATACCAGCCGCCTGGCCGTGCTGTACTGGACCGTGGTGGGAGCCTACGTGATCAAGGGCGACCGGTACGACGTGCAGACGATGGTGGACGCCGCCGTCTTCGACGTGCGCAGCCGCAAGCTGCTGTTCCGCGCGCCCGGGACCAGCCAGGTGAAGGGATCGTCGACGATGATGGGCTACAGCGAGAAGATCCGGGTCGCGCAGACCGATGGCTATGCGCAGGCCGTCGACCAGCTGATCCCGAACGTGCAGGCCGAGCTGGCGAACTTCAAGGAACGCGTGAAATCCGATCCGGGCATCCAGGTCGAGCACAAGCCCGGCTCGCGCGGCGCGGGCGGCACCGGATGGCCGGTGGCGCTGGTGCTGGCC